A single genomic interval of Spinacia oleracea cultivar Varoflay chromosome 6, BTI_SOV_V1, whole genome shotgun sequence harbors:
- the LOC110785357 gene encoding fatty acyl-CoA reductase 3, which yields MEVGNEVEFLCNKTILVTGTTGFLGKVLLEKILRIQPNVKKLYLLIRIKDTKSSLERLHDQIIGKELFRVLRERHGAEFDSFISEKVAPIDGDTSLVNLGLKDKSEIYKEIDVIIHSAAVTKFQERYDLALGINTLGARNVLQYAKTCPKLQVLVHVSTAYVCREKAGLILETPCKMGETLSGIDIDVEKKLANETLNGLTSKGASTKQIRDTMKSLGQKRADVYGCANTYVFTKVMAEMLIWEHKGDLPVVIVRPTMICSTYKEPFPGWIEGVGSTGTLSILYGKGLINFLYADGNSVIDLIPVDMVVNSIISGMVANANKPCLTIYQVGSSLRNPLTVSKLVDINYRYFNKNPWIDGQGVPVKIKKGKLVKDRLHFLMLSVQPIPKLMVLKLVDIALCRYFKLNQDKLEMQLKVAVKMAMIFSHYLLFAGIFDDENTEKLRTTIKRIDEEGFNFDPKSIDWEDYLFNHHIPAIVNYLF from the exons ATGGAAGTTGGAAATGAAGTTGAGTTTCTTTGCAACAAAACTATTTTAGTCACCGGCACCACTGGCTTCTTGGGAAAAG TGCTCCTGGAGAAGATACTTCGAATTCAGCCAAATGTAAAGAAGTTGTACCTTCTTATAAGAATCAAGGATACCAAGTCATCACTTGAAAGGCTACATGATCAG ATCATAGGGAAAGAGTTGTTTCGAGTTTTAAGAGAAAGACATGGAGCGGAATTTGATTCCTTCATATCTGAGAAAGTAGCACCAATTGATGGGGATACATCATTAGTTAATCTGGGATTAAAAGACAAGAGCGAAATATACAAAGAAATAGACGTTATCATTCATTCAGCTGCAGTGACTAAGTTTCAAGAGAG GTATGATTTGGCTTTGGGAATCAACACCCTTGGTGCTAGAAATGTATTGCAGTACGCCAAGACGTGCCCAAAATTGCAGGTTCTTGTTCATGTATCAACTG CTTATGTTTGCAGAGAGAAGGCAGGGCTTATCCTTGAAACCCCATGTAAAATGGGTGAGACGTTAAGTGGGATAGACATTGACGTAGAAAAGAAGTTAGCTAACGAAACGTTGAATGGTCTCACAAGCAAGGGAGCTTCCACAAAACAAATCCGTGATACCATGAAAAGTTTAGGCCAGAAACG GGCGGATGTATACGGATGTGCCAATACATATGTGTTTACAAAAGTAATGGCAGAAATGCTGATATGGGAGCACAAAGGCGATTTACCAGTAGTTATTGTTCGCCCTACTATGATTTGTAGTACTTACAAAGAACCTTTTCCTGGTTGGATTGAAGGTGTTGG AAGCACAGGCACGCTTTCTATTTTATATGGCAAAGGACTCATCAATTTTTTATATGCCGACGGTAACTCTGTTATTGATTTA ATCCCAGTTGATATGGTGGTAAATTCAATAATTTCTGGAATGGTAGCAAACGCAAATAAACCATGTCTAACAATTTATCAAgtgggttcttcattgagaaatccTTTAACCGTAAGTAAGTTGGTTGACATCAACTATCGATACTTCAACAAAAACCCATGGATAGATGGTCAAGGAGTGCCCGTAAAGATTAAGAAGGGCAAGTTGGTAAAGGATAGACTCCATTTTCTGATGCTTTCGGTCCAACCCATCCCTAAGTTAATG GTGTTAAAATTAGTTGATATAGCCCTATGCCGTTATTTCAAGCTGAATCAAGATAAACTTGAGATGCAGTTAAAAGTAGCAGTTAAAATGGCGATGATATTTAGTCACTATTTACTCTTTGCCGGCAT CTTTGATGACGAGAACACTGAGAAGCTAAGGACAACAATAAAAAGAATAGATGAAGAAGGTTTCAACTTTGATCCCAAGTCTATTGATTGGGAAGACTATCTTTTCAACCATCACATTCCAGCAATAGTTAACTACTTGTTTTGA